A stretch of Telopea speciosissima isolate NSW1024214 ecotype Mountain lineage chromosome 11, Tspe_v1, whole genome shotgun sequence DNA encodes these proteins:
- the LOC122645522 gene encoding uncharacterized protein LOC122645522, which yields MFPVEGTGRSLFEVVEENLSVRYSREQILSKLQYFLEWYTKVKDSRASVVNSHDQILFEIAHKVWGIEENPHEAVVAGNDERPLTLNGVEMPLGSGLKLGFMGLGSYHMEVMTKEDMEKFEGMKVMEKKEKWGLLEEREFEIFLEGLGLSDETLELIKKAVCDKYNRV from the exons ATGTTTCCAGTAGAAGGAACCGGGAGAAGTCTCTTCGAAGTGGTGGAAGAAAACCTCTCTGTTCGATATAGCAGAGAGCAAATATTAAGTAAGCTCCAGTATTTCCTGGAATGGTACACAAAAGTGAAAGATTCAAGGGCTTCGGTGGTAAATTCTCATGATCAGATCCTGTTTGAGATAGCCCATAAGGTTTGGGGTATTGAAGAAAACCCTCATGAAGCTGTAGTAGCAGGAAATGATGAGAGGCCATTAACCCTAAATGGGGTTGAGATGCCTTTG GGGTCGGgtttgaaattagggtttatggggttgGGCAGTTATCATATGGAAGTGATGACAAAGGAGGACATGGAAAAGTTTGAGGGTATGAAGgtgatggagaagaaagagaaatggggtttgcttgaggagagagagttcGAGATCTTTCTGGAAGGGCTTGGTTTGTCTGATGAGACCCTTGAGCTGATAAAGAAAGCTGTCTGTGACAAGTATAATAGGGTTTGA